Proteins found in one Arthrobacter sp. U41 genomic segment:
- a CDS encoding NAD(P)/FAD-dependent oxidoreductase, with translation MPETPNGVIEAWLAQFDEALRSHNTDKALELFDDESYWRDFVSFTWNLKTLEGKEDIRRMLDATLADVQPSNWILAEDATGDAANTEAWVNFETAQAGGYAHLRLRNGKCWTLLTTMQELKGFEEKKGVNREKGVAHEITKGRKSWLELKEEQEARLGYEDQPYTVIIGGGQGGIGLGARLRRLGVPTIIIEKNDRPGDSWRNRYKSLHLHDPVWYDHLPYIKFPDDWPVFAAKDKIGDWLENYTRIMELNYWSKTECTNARFDESSQEWVVEVVRDGEPVTLRPKQLVFALGVSGYPSVPTFDGAESFLDEQYHSSKHPGGGDWTGKKAVVIGSNNSAHDICADLWEHGADVTMVQRSSTHIARSESLMDLALGGLYSEQALANGVTTEKADLLFASLPYRILPAAQIPVYAEMAERDAEFYSQLEAAGFDLDFGVDGSGLFLKYLRRGSGYYIDVGASQLIIDGRVKLANGEVGKITGNAVVMANGAELEADAIIYATGYGSMNGWLADLVSPEVADAVGKCWGFGSDTPKDPGPWEGELRNMWKPTNVDNLWIHGGNLHQSRHYSNYLALQLKARMEGLPTPVFERQPTHHAR, from the coding sequence ATGCCTGAGACTCCAAACGGCGTGATCGAGGCGTGGCTGGCGCAGTTCGATGAGGCGCTGCGCAGCCACAACACGGACAAAGCGCTTGAACTATTCGACGACGAGTCGTACTGGCGCGACTTCGTCTCCTTCACCTGGAACCTGAAGACCCTCGAGGGCAAAGAGGACATCCGGCGCATGCTGGACGCGACCCTGGCCGACGTGCAGCCCAGCAACTGGATCCTGGCCGAGGACGCCACCGGGGACGCGGCCAACACCGAAGCCTGGGTGAACTTCGAGACCGCCCAGGCCGGGGGTTACGCCCACCTGCGCCTCCGGAACGGTAAATGCTGGACCCTGCTCACCACCATGCAGGAGCTCAAGGGCTTCGAGGAAAAGAAGGGCGTGAACCGGGAAAAGGGCGTCGCCCACGAGATCACCAAGGGCCGCAAGTCGTGGCTGGAACTGAAGGAAGAGCAGGAAGCCCGGCTCGGCTACGAAGACCAGCCCTACACCGTCATCATCGGCGGCGGCCAGGGCGGAATCGGGCTGGGCGCACGGCTGCGCCGGCTCGGCGTGCCCACCATCATCATCGAAAAGAATGACCGCCCCGGTGACTCCTGGCGGAACCGCTACAAGTCCCTCCACCTGCACGATCCGGTCTGGTACGACCACCTGCCCTACATCAAGTTCCCCGACGACTGGCCGGTCTTCGCGGCCAAGGACAAGATCGGCGACTGGCTGGAAAACTACACCCGGATCATGGAACTGAACTACTGGTCCAAGACCGAATGCACCAACGCCCGCTTCGACGAATCCTCCCAGGAGTGGGTGGTTGAGGTGGTGCGCGACGGCGAACCGGTCACCCTGCGCCCCAAACAGCTCGTCTTCGCCCTGGGCGTTTCGGGGTACCCCAGCGTCCCCACGTTCGACGGCGCCGAATCCTTCCTCGACGAGCAGTACCACTCGTCCAAGCACCCGGGCGGCGGGGACTGGACCGGGAAGAAGGCCGTGGTCATCGGCTCCAACAATTCCGCCCACGATATCTGCGCCGACCTGTGGGAACACGGCGCGGACGTCACCATGGTCCAGCGGTCCTCCACGCACATCGCCCGGAGCGAGTCGCTGATGGACCTTGCCCTTGGCGGTCTGTACTCCGAGCAGGCACTGGCCAACGGGGTCACCACCGAGAAGGCCGACCTGCTGTTCGCCTCGCTGCCCTACCGGATCCTGCCCGCAGCCCAGATACCGGTCTACGCGGAGATGGCCGAGCGGGACGCCGAGTTTTACTCCCAGCTGGAAGCCGCCGGCTTTGACCTGGACTTCGGCGTGGACGGGTCCGGCCTGTTCCTCAAGTACCTGCGGCGGGGCTCCGGCTACTACATCGACGTCGGCGCCTCGCAGCTGATCATCGACGGCCGGGTCAAGCTCGCCAACGGTGAGGTCGGCAAGATCACCGGGAACGCCGTGGTGATGGCCAACGGAGCGGAACTGGAAGCGGACGCCATCATTTACGCGACCGGCTACGGGTCCATGAACGGCTGGCTGGCCGATCTTGTCTCACCCGAGGTGGCCGACGCCGTCGGGAAGTGCTGGGGCTTTGGATCCGATACTCCCAAGGATCCAGGTCCGTGGGAAGGCGAACTGCGCAACATGTGGAAACCCACAAACGTGGATAACCTGTGGATCCACGGCGGCAATCTGCACCAAAGCCGCCACTATTCCAACTATCTGGCGCTGCAGCTCAAGGCCAGGATGGAAGGGCTGCCGACGCCGGTCTTCGAGCGTCAGCCCACGCACCACGCGCGCTGA
- a CDS encoding GAF domain-containing protein: MRPESRSITPLPDLRFSAPAEYARALRKAHEATVSGTPNPHLSPSLLKSWQRSLALGINPDQHRPVHRHEVSEARSLSAGHRLAAVMPALSQLLADETATGRHLLIVTDHEGEVLWRVGSKQALKLADSLEFVEGADWSESGVGTNAISEALVTGLPAQLFSAEHLVRTHHDWACTASPIRDPLTGEVVGVLDVSGPFESVTPDSLRLVRCGVRLAEELLKSAAPPVSTGGRTGEAEGLAAGGRSESSARSQLTLQLLGDAPSAALDGGNRRPLTLRRAEILALLASRTQGWSADELAYEIHGDSGTAAAIRTEMHRIRSILGSVVEANPYRFSSTVRVVTDASLVAGHLRDGRVAEAFAAYRAKLLNRSSTLAVGFMRDELNEAVGASIRASGDARLMLQWCTSDMGSSDTAAAATAAALMGPEDPRCQLVSARMERVDRELRA; encoded by the coding sequence ATGCGGCCGGAAAGTCGCTCCATTACGCCGCTCCCGGACCTGAGGTTTTCCGCGCCGGCGGAGTATGCACGGGCCCTCCGGAAGGCGCACGAGGCCACGGTTTCCGGTACTCCAAACCCGCATCTGTCGCCGTCCCTGCTTAAGTCCTGGCAGCGTTCCCTCGCGCTGGGCATCAATCCGGACCAGCACCGCCCGGTCCACCGGCATGAAGTTTCCGAGGCCCGCTCGCTCAGTGCCGGCCACCGGCTGGCCGCCGTGATGCCCGCGCTCTCCCAATTACTGGCCGATGAGACGGCAACCGGCCGCCACCTGTTGATCGTCACCGACCACGAAGGCGAAGTGCTGTGGCGCGTTGGCAGCAAACAGGCATTGAAACTCGCCGACTCTCTGGAATTCGTGGAGGGGGCCGACTGGTCCGAGTCCGGGGTGGGCACCAACGCCATCAGCGAGGCACTGGTGACAGGCTTGCCGGCACAGCTTTTCTCGGCCGAACACCTCGTCCGGACGCATCACGATTGGGCCTGCACGGCTTCTCCGATTCGCGACCCTTTGACGGGCGAGGTCGTCGGCGTCCTGGACGTGTCCGGCCCGTTTGAATCCGTCACGCCGGACAGTCTGCGCCTGGTGCGCTGTGGCGTGCGGCTGGCTGAGGAGCTGTTGAAATCCGCGGCCCCTCCCGTCAGCACCGGCGGGAGGACCGGGGAGGCGGAAGGGCTTGCCGCAGGCGGACGCTCGGAATCCTCGGCCCGGTCCCAGCTGACGCTGCAGCTGCTGGGGGACGCACCATCGGCGGCGCTCGACGGCGGCAACCGTCGCCCGCTGACGCTGCGCCGTGCCGAGATTCTGGCCCTGTTGGCCTCGCGCACCCAGGGCTGGAGTGCCGATGAACTGGCCTACGAGATCCATGGCGACTCGGGCACCGCTGCGGCAATCCGGACCGAGATGCACCGGATACGCAGCATCCTGGGCAGTGTCGTGGAAGCGAATCCTTACCGTTTCTCGTCCACCGTCAGGGTCGTGACTGATGCTTCGCTTGTGGCTGGCCATTTGCGCGACGGCCGGGTTGCCGAGGCGTTTGCGGCGTACCGGGCAAAACTCCTCAACCGTTCGAGCACCCTCGCCGTCGGGTTCATGCGAGACGAGCTTAACGAGGCCGTTGGCGCCTCCATACGCGCCAGCGGCGACGCCCGGTTGATGCTGCAATGGTGCACGAGCGATATGGGTTCCTCGGATACGGCTGCCGCGGCGACGGCGGCCGCGCTGATGGGACCCGAGGATCCCCGGTGCCAACTGGTGAGCGCCCGGATGGAAAGGGTCGACCGGGAGCTGCGGGCCTGA